A stretch of the Nakaseomyces glabratus chromosome L, complete sequence genome encodes the following:
- the DPB11 gene encoding protein kinase activating protein DPB11 (CAGL0L03410g~Ortholog(s) have protein complex scaffold activity, protein kinase activator activity) produces MRPFARITFCCTGLDEQLFKSISKKVLKLGGLLSYDLTSQVNVLIVGDLHRRTDKYEFAVRNRPDIVFLDCNAILELYHLWLAGEDVAHSNDSGMAHVDQSVRMLDILAKRYTLGPLTDYVIFIGRIRNDTLTNVPQLEEFCSAMNCCKCISKHFMSDSKRKFAGKQVVFITDEPNGVRVDAARKENIPVIHYKWILDCYKRNATLQYDPYYLLEFAMHIEDIKEIGRDSCDCWDDLDDPAQNRLVYEDEEDRMTQRKSISKRLKPHGDKLWQKVMSSKDSKDQEISSINENEPNSAPLHNLEADISQSDVKDGGIFHGLAFIINDAFKIDHRKILEKVITQHGGNITYDIQDEGAYRYLELVPSHIPIEDIIINKNIGIDSTVTEFFIERCLHYKKQLLPIDSWSSPYLYSTKFKILASNRSNKEFVISITGFSGVELLHLVKMLKALGNFGIKYSEYLDKKTDLLLVNLAVLTSITKDHSLWNNQYHDLFLQNSESITQINQIFRNSLKRKIQFIKEEHCIPMATPAFIIDIFRKAKDLYYNPTTIDHTIHLNNIQWLVLSRKGKKTEFEFKVVRSSIPIDQRKALVDKSVLSSVEQAEKSSDINQRLLKRSASELLQKFKEKPELSPSKSDFTHKRVRLNVIPPEIEQRKSSLGDKIPNLKKVDIQPVIRTTSWGSILAEGHDMQRKELTELPSDDMNRNNNRNPIDQTQVTYGSVSATSSTNTTSHK; encoded by the coding sequence ATGAGGCCGTTTGCTCGGATAACGTTTTGTTGTACAGGTTTGGATGAGCAGTTGTTCAAGTCTATAAGCAAGAAAGTATTGAAGCTAGGTGGTTTGCTGAGCTATGATCTAACTTCGCAGGTGAACGTGCTGATTGTTGGGGACCTGCACCGCCGGACAGACAAGTACGAGTTTGCGGTGCGAAATAGACCCGATATCGTGTTCTTGGATTGCAATGCGATACTAGAGTTATATCATCTGTGGCTGGCCGGAGAGGATGTTGCTCACTCGAACGATAGTGGGATGGCGCATGTTGATCAGAGCGTTAGGATGCTGGATATTCTAGCGAAACGATACACGCTGGGTCCGTTGACAGACTACGTGATTTTCATTGGTAGGATACGAAATGACACTCTGACCAATGTCCCACAGTTAGAGGAATTCTGCTCCGCAATGAACTGCTGTAAATGTATCTCCAAGCATTTCATGTCTGATTCGAAGAGGAAGTTTGCCGGGAAACAAGTGGTGTTCATCACTGATGAGCCAAATGGTGTGCGTGTAGATGCCGCTAGGAAAGAGAATATTCCAGTCATACATTATAAGTGGATATTGGACTGTTACAAAAGAAACGCCACTCTGCAATACGATCCATACTATTTGTTGGAATTTGCCATGCATATCGAAGATATTAAAGAGATTGGAAGAGATTCATGTGATTGTTGGGATGACCTGGATGATCCAGCACAAAATCGGCTTGTTTacgaggatgaagaagaccGTATGACACAGAGGAAATCTATCTCAAAGAGACTAAAACCTCATGGTGATAAGTTATGGCAAAAAGTGATGTCATCTAAGGACAGTaaagatcaagaaatatCGTCAATCAATGAGAATGAACCGAATAGCGCGCCTCTCCATAATTTAGAAGCAGACATTTCCCAGTCAGACGTTAAGGATGGCGGTATTTTCCATGGATTAGCTTTTATTATCAACGACGCCTTTAAGATAGATCACAGAAAAATATTGGAAAAAGTAATAACTCAGCATGGAGGAAATATAACCTACGATATTCAGGACGAAGGTGCTTATAGATATCTAGAGCTGGTTCCTAGCCATATCCCAATTGAGGACATTATAATCAATAAGAATATTGGTATTGACTCCACAGTGACAGAATTCTTCATTGAACGATGTCTCCATTACAAAAAGCAGCTTCTTCCAATCGATTCTTGGTCTTCTCCGTACCTATATTCGACTAAATTCAAGATTCTTGCATCCAATAGATCAAACAAAGAATTCGTCATCTCTATAACTGGTTTTAGTGGTGTtgaacttcttcatttaGTAAAAATGTTAAAGGCACTGGGAAACTTCGGAATTAAATATTCTGAGTATCTGGATAAGAAAACTGATCTACTATTGGTTAACCTAGCTGTTCTCACAAGCATTACGAAAGATCACTCACTTTGGAACAATCAATACCATGATTTATTTCTACAAAACTCAGAGTCAATCACTCAAATCAATCAGATATTTAGAAACTCCTTAAAGCGTaaaattcaatttattAAGGAAGAGCATTGTATACCTATGGCTACCCCAGCATTCATTATCGATATATTCAGGAAAGCTAAAGATTTGTACTATAATCCGACTACTATAGATCATACCATCCATCTGAATAATATCCAGTGGCTGGTTTTATCACGGAAGGGGAAGAAAACTGAGTTCGAATTCAAGGTTGTGAGAAGTTCCATTCCCATCGATCAGAGGAAAGCACTGGTTGATAAATCAGTACTGAGTTCCGTGGAGCAAGCAGAGAAATCCAGTGATATAAATCAGAGACTATTAAAGAGATCAGCATCAGAACTGTTacaaaaattcaaagaaaagcCTGAACTTTCCCCTTCAAAATCCGATTTCACTCACAAAAGAGTGAGGCTTAATGTGATCCCGCCTGAAATTGAGCAAAGGAAATCCAGTCTTGGTGATAAGATTCCTAACTTAAAGAAAGTTGATATACAGCCCGTGATTAGGACAACCAGCTGGGGTAGTATATTGGCAGAAGGCCATGATATGCAGCGAAAAGAGTTAACAGAGCTGCCTAGCGATGACATGAACAGGAATAATAACCGTAATCCGATCGATCAAACTCAGGTGACCTATGGGTCAGTATCTgcaacttcttcaaccaACACTACATCacataaataa
- the GWT1 gene encoding glucosaminyl-phosphotidylinositol O-acyltransferase (CAGL0L03432g~Ortholog(s) have glucosaminyl-phosphotidylinositol O-acyltransferase activity and role in GPI anchor biosynthetic process) translates to MSSLKERKEAFVSGLEGGSILEINVVTSIALTSYLCANLISYNDTQNIPLGIDFVLNWVAMLLSFTLYSQDIYLLTTLCLIPSIGWFLLNYKRNLKQSKNTVKHTTKEAVQKFELTKKPFLTAYRSGMLILTCLAILAVDFQIFPRRFAKVETWGTSLMDLGVGSFVFSNGIVSSRGLFREKMKDKKDKASSIKKIFAATRSGTTLLILGLSRLFFVKNLEYQEHVTEYGVHWNFFITLSLLPPVLVLIDPITSYIPQCILAMLFSTVYQLFLIKDDSLLTYLVLSDRNTFINANREGLISFVGYCSIFLWGQTIGFFILGNKKTTNNLYKCSVTVSRDKKNRTLWDRLTTVGPSLGLLIWFIITYALSEGLYLIHPQTVSRRFANMPYVLWVVCYNTAFLLCYSLVDKLFGNSSNFYRISTLLEAMNCNGLAMFLISNVSTGLVNMCIPTIDQNDKVSIVILLIYAAFLAMVSFSLYKHKIFIKL, encoded by the coding sequence ATGTCAAGTCTCAAAGAGAGAAAGGAAGCCTTTGTATCTGGCTTAGAAGGTGGCTCTATATTGGAGATTAATGTCGTAACATCAATTGCGTTGACAAGTTATCTATGCGCCAATTTGATCAGTTACAATGATACACAAAACATTCCATTGGGGATCGATTTCGTCCTTAACTGGGTTGCTATGCTTCTATCATTTACATTATATTCACAAGATATCTATTTATTGACCACATTATGCTTAATCCCATCGATTGGGTGGTTTCTTCTCAACTATAAGAGGAATTTAAAACAAAGTAAAAACACAGTGAAACATACCACTAAAGAGGCAGTTCAAAAATTCGAGCTTACCAAAAAACCATTCCTCACAGCTTATAGAAGTGGTATGCTGATTTTAACATGCTTAGCCATCTTAGCTGTtgattttcaaatattccCCAGAAGATTTGCAAAGGTTGAAACTTGGGGAACATCTTTAATGGATCTGGGTGTTGGATCATTTGTGTTCAGTAATGGTATTGTTTCATCGAGAGGTTTATTCAGAGAGAAAatgaaagacaaaaaagATAAGGCCTCATCTATCAAAAAGATCTTTGCTGCCACCAGATCAGGTACTACACTTCTCATTTTAGGGTTGTCTAGgctattttttgttaagAATCTAGAATACCAAGAGCATGTTACTGAGTATGGTGTTCATTGgaattttttcattacaTTGTCTCTACTTCCACCTGTTCTAGTGCTTATCGACCCAATTACTTCTTATATACCCCAGTGCATACTTGCTATGCTTTTTTCAACAGTCTatcaattatttttgattaaGGATGATAGTCTATTAACCTACTTGGTCTTATCAGATAGGAACACCTTTATCAATGCTAATAGAGAAGGTCTGATATCTTTTGTTGGATATTgctcaatatttttatgGGGACAAACCATTGGATTTTTTATCTTGGGTAATAAAAAGACTACTAACAACCTTTATAAGTGTTCAGTCACTGTATCAAGAGATAAGAAAAACAGAACTCTTTGGGATAGGCTAACAACTGTAGGCCCATCTTTGGGATTACTTATTTGGTTCATAATCACTTATGCCCTCTCAGAAGGGTTGTATTTGATACACCCACAAACCGTGTCAAGAAGATTTGCAAATATGCCTTATGTGTTGTGGGTTGTGTGCTACAATACAGCCTTTTTGCTGTGCTATTCTTTAGTGGACAAACTATTTGGAAATAGCTCCAACTTTTACCGGATATCTACCCTTTTAGAAGCAATGAATTGCAATGGTTTAGCCATGTTTTTAATATCCAACGTATCAACAGGACTAGTAAATATGTGCATTCCAACCATAGACCAAAATGATAAAGTGTCAATAGTAATACTACTGATTTACGCAGCCTTCTTGGCAATGGTTTCATTTAGTCTCtacaaacacaaaatatttattaaattaTGA